A part of Nocardioides sp. WS12 genomic DNA contains:
- a CDS encoding serine hydrolase domain-containing protein: MGYDDALAALQGAGRLPSVAAAVARAGVPVWSGCVSVDDGVTSGSSYRIGSITKTMTAVLVLQLRDEGLLALDDPIGSVVPETGYADATIRALLSHTSGMQSEPVGPWWERSTGGDADSLIAANDGSGRVAAAGEYFHYSNLGFGLLGEAIARLRGTDWWTAVQTRLLAPLGMAETSYHAPTDHAPGRSVDHFAHTLTPEPHTDTGAMAPAGQAWSTVADLLRWADFLAVGHADVVPPSTLAEMAGAVPPAAAYGLGLRVLRVGNRVLVGHTGSMPGFQASLFVDRESRDAVVALTNATTGLRPEQVPAILLDGAPCPNPGGRWEPTTQVPEPVAPMLGIWFWGNTAFGVEWAHDTLLVRDLRTADVSDRFAVIEGELIGIDGYHEGERLEVRRRTDGTVDHLECATFIYTRVPYDPNVTIPGGHPAS, from the coding sequence ATGGGGTACGACGACGCGCTGGCCGCGCTGCAGGGGGCCGGTCGGCTGCCTTCGGTGGCGGCAGCGGTCGCTCGTGCCGGGGTGCCGGTGTGGAGTGGCTGCGTCTCGGTCGACGACGGCGTGACGAGTGGGTCGTCGTACCGGATCGGGTCGATCACGAAGACCATGACGGCCGTTCTCGTCCTGCAGTTGCGGGACGAGGGTCTGCTGGCACTGGACGACCCGATCGGATCGGTGGTGCCGGAGACGGGCTACGCCGACGCCACGATCCGTGCGTTGCTGTCCCACACCAGCGGGATGCAGAGCGAACCCGTCGGACCGTGGTGGGAGCGCTCCACCGGCGGTGACGCGGACTCCCTGATCGCAGCGAACGACGGCTCGGGTCGGGTTGCCGCGGCGGGGGAGTACTTCCACTACTCGAACCTCGGGTTCGGGCTGCTCGGCGAAGCCATCGCCCGACTGCGCGGCACGGACTGGTGGACCGCGGTGCAGACCCGGTTGCTGGCGCCGCTCGGCATGGCGGAGACGTCGTACCACGCCCCCACGGACCACGCGCCGGGCCGCAGCGTCGATCATTTCGCCCACACGCTCACCCCTGAACCGCATACCGACACCGGTGCGATGGCGCCGGCAGGACAGGCGTGGAGCACGGTGGCCGACCTGTTGCGGTGGGCCGACTTCCTGGCCGTCGGGCACGCGGACGTGGTCCCGCCCTCGACGCTCGCAGAGATGGCCGGAGCGGTCCCGCCGGCCGCGGCCTACGGACTCGGACTGCGCGTCCTTCGCGTCGGGAACCGGGTCCTGGTCGGTCACACCGGCTCGATGCCCGGGTTCCAGGCGTCCCTGTTCGTGGACCGGGAGTCGCGGGACGCCGTGGTGGCGCTCACGAACGCCACCACGGGTCTGCGTCCCGAACAGGTGCCGGCGATCCTGCTCGACGGTGCTCCGTGTCCGAACCCCGGCGGCCGCTGGGAACCGACGACGCAGGTTCCGGAGCCGGTGGCTCCGATGCTCGGCATCTGGTTCTGGGGCAACACCGCCTTCGGCGTGGAGTGGGCCCACGACACGTTGCTGGTCCGCGACCTGCGGACCGCGGACGTCAGCGACCGGTTCGCGGTCATCGAGGGCGAACTGATCGGCATCGACGGGTACCACGAGGGCGAGCGCCTCGAGGTGCGCCGCCGTACCGACGGCACCGTCGACCACCTCGAGTGCGCGACGTTCATCTACACGCGGGTGCCCTATGACCCGAACGTCACGATTCCCGGCGGCCACCCGGCATCGTGA